Genomic DNA from Peribacillus simplex NBRC 15720 = DSM 1321:
GCAGCACAGGTACAAGCATCGACTAATGTATAAAGGAGGAGAAACAATGGTTTCACTGAAAAATAAGGCCGTAAAAGAAAAGACAGACAACGAAAATTCTCCTCTTGTTGAAATAAAGAATCTGAAGAAGTATTTTCCTATTGGTTCTCAATCGCTGAAAGCGGTAGATGGTTTGGATCTCAAAATCTATCCAGGGGAAACTGTTGGTCTTGTTGGGGAAAGCGGTTGCGGTAAGTCGACTGCAGGTCGTACAATCACTCGACTTTATGAACCGACAGATGGAGAAGTTCTTTTTCAAGGGAAAAATATTTTCGATTACAAACCCGGAGAAATGTCACATATCCGCCGTGAAATACAAATGATTTTCCAAGATCCCTACGCATCCTTGAACCCAAGGATGAAGGTGGAGGAATTGATTGGGGAACCACTTGCCATTCATGGGATATCAAAAGGTAAAGAGCGAAGAAAACGGGTGGAAGACCTGTTAAAGCTGGTTGGTTTAAGTCCGGAACATATCACTCGTTTTCCGCATGAATTCAGTGGTGGACAACGCCAGCGTATTGGAATTGCAAGGGCTTTGGCTTTAAACCCTAAATTCATCGTTTGTGATGAACCTATTTCTGCCTTGGATGTTTCGATACAGGCACAAGTGGTCAACTTATTAAAAGAGCTTCAAAAAGAAATGGGATTGACTTATTTATTCATCGCGCATGATTTATCGATGGTCAAGTATATTTCAGATCGCATTTTAGTCATGTATCTTGGAAGAATGATGGAACTTTCGGATAGTGATTCGTTAACGAAAGATCCGCTTCACCCTTACACACAGGCCTTGCTTTCTGCAGTGCCAATTCCAGACCCCACTATTAAACGGGAAAGAATCGTACTTAAGGGCGATGTACCAAGTCCAATCAATCCGCCGAGCGGATGTGTATTCCGGACTCGCTGCCCTAAAGCGATGGAGATATGCTCGAGTGCTGTACCTGAATGGAAAGAACAAAAACCGGGGCATTTCGTTGCTTGTCATTTATATTGGTAAACAAAAAAACCAGTCGCATTTGCGACTGGTCTTTTTTTACACATTTATGTAAAATATTTTTAGAATAGAAGCGATTATCCTGCCGACTTAAATTTTTTTATCAGTATATCAAAATAAATAACTAGGAATCTGAAAATAAAACATATAATATGTAATTATATGTAAAATTAAATACTGTTGAATGTTTCAATTTGTGAGAGAAGGAGGGACTGTTATTGTATTCCACGATAACTAGTGAAATCGTCGATCGTGTCATGATTGTTACTCTTAATCGTCCTGAGAGAATGAATGCTTTCAATGAAAAGATGTGTGAGGAGATGATTCACGCTTTTGATGAAGCGGATGAAAATGATGACGTACGAGCCGTCATTTTAACTGGCGCTGGGGATGCTTACTGTGCTGGAATGGATTTGGAAAAAGGTGCAGAAACCTTTATGGATCACACTCCTTTGGTTGAATATCGCGATGCAGGCGGGATGTTGTCATTACGGATTTTTGAGATGAAGAAACCTATGATAGCAGCCATAAATGGTGCGGCAGTCGGGATTGGGATAACAATGACTTTGCCCATGGACATTAGAATTGCTTCAACAGATGCAAAAATGGGTTTTGTATTTGCGAGGCGGGGGATAACTATGGAGGCATGCAGCGGCTGGTTCTTACCAAGGCTTGTCGGAATGGGTAAAGCTTCCGAATGGATTTTTACCGGAAGGATGATTTCGGCAAGTGAAGCATATGAGGGAAGGTTGGTAAACAAGATCGTAGAGCCAAACGAATTGATGTCTGCTGCAATGGAAATTGCAACAGACATTGCGGAAAATACATCTTCCGTCTCTGTGACGCTATCCCGACAATTAATGTGGACCATGCTCGGTGCAAACCATCCTGTTGAATCACACAAAATAGAATCGAAAATGATTCATTGGACCGGAAAACAAGCGGATGCACTAGAAGGTATCGAAGCTTTCCTCGAAAAAAGGAAAGCCGATTTCAAAATGAAAAGCAGCACTGATATGCCTCCGTTTTATCCATGGGGAACGGATCGAACGTATGAAGTGGATAAGAAATGAAGGTAAGGTAAGGGAATCCAGGGCTTCGGAAGTTTGTGATAATTTTTACTTTTCGGATAAATTAGGGTTTCTTTTCTTAGTGTGTTATACTGGGTTTACCATTTACTAAACTTGTTTCATGTTCCCTATTCCCTGTGAATAGGGTTTTTTTTATGTTTGCTTTTTCAATCAAAAAAAACAGACCCTACAAGTAGGGTCTGTTATATATTGTATTTAAAATTACGCTTTTTGAACGTTAGTAGCTTGGGGTCCACGTTGACCTTGCTCAACTTCAAAAGTAACTTCTTGACCTTCGTCTAATGATTTGAATCCTTCGCTTTGGATAGCTGAGAAATGTACGAATACATCGTCTCCGTTTTCGCGTTCGATGAAGCCAAATCCTTTTTCTGCGTTAAACCATTTTACTTTACCTTGTTCCATTGTTGTTGCCTCCTAGTGTGAATCCACACATTGTGTTACTACCCTTGCTCAATCATTAGACGAAAAGTTTTTCACTTATCAATCTTCCCGAACAAAAATAATTCTTTTTAAATATAACAGATAATGTCGGAATCTGCAAGCTAACAAGGGAAGATTATTTATGTACACAGACAATGAACAATTATTAATACCCTTTTTTGTAATCAAGTAAATTTGTTGAAGGTGTTTTACCATTTAGATAGTTCTTTAAATTCGGAATGAAAATTTCCTGAATAAGCCTTTGGTCGTAAAATTCCGTATTTCCGGATGTATGCGGTGTGATGATTACATTGTTCAACTCCCATAATGGGCTATTCTCAGGAAGTGGCTCCGTTTCAAACACATCAAGTCCAGCACCCGCAATATCTTTGTCTTTAAGCGCTTGAACCAATTCGTTCTGAATGACGATATTTCCCCTTCCTATATTAATGAAAAAAGCGGAGGGTTTCATTAACTCGAATTCTTTTTTTCCGAACATATTCAGTGTTTCTGGGGTCAATGGTAATGTCACGACAATATAATCGCACCTAGGAAGAAGATCATTCAATTGTTTTTGTGTGAACATCTTATCGACAAATTCTTCTGATTTACCTGAATGGCGCATTCCTAATACGGTCATGCCAAAAGCCTTGGCAATTTTAGCGGTTTCCTTTCCGATTTTTCCGACACCGATGATCCCTATGGTCTTTTCATGAATTTCCTGCTTCATATGTGCGTGATGCCAAGTCTTTGCCTGCTGTTGCTTAATATATGTATCTACTTTTCTTGTTAAGGCAAGCATTAACGCAAAAATCGTTTCTGAAATGGGATACGCATGGACGCCATTTGCAGTTGTAATTTGTACATCCTTTTGTTCTAAATTTTTCAGGGGTAAAGCATTCACTCCTGCACTCCATGTCTGAATCCATTTTACTTCGCTTGAGATAATCGATTCAGACATTTCCGCTTTCCATCCTGCGATCACTTCAGCATCGGCTATATGATCCTTCCATAGTTCCGGAGATCTTCCAGTGATAACAGTCCACTCTGGAACCAATTCTTTGATCTTCTGTAATAAGAACTCATTCAAATTTTGGCTTATTATTAGTTTCCTTTTTGGCATAATTATCCTCCTGTATCATTTTTTCTGAATTATACGTAAATTTCCATAATATTTCAATTGGGAAAGCGATTGCTTAACAATCTTGCTATAATACTAATAATCAATGGAATGGGGTGTATACATGAACGTGAAAGACATATATGGGCAGCTGCCTACTATAGAATCAAAACGTTTGGTTATGAGGAAAGTCACCATGAATGATGCCGAGGACATGTTCGCTTATGCATCCAACGGTGAAGTTTCCCGTTACGTCACATGGGAAGCACATCGTTCTCTAAGTGATACAAGGGATTTTATCCGATTTATCCTACAAAATTATGAGGATAAGAAAATCGCTCCGTGGGGCATAGAACACAAGGAAAGTGGTAAGTTGATTGGTACTATTGATTTTGTTTCATGGCAGGTTGATCATCATAGTGCAGAAATCGGATATGTGCTTGCACCCGAATATTGGGGGAGTGGCTTGATGACGGAGGCAGCGCAAAAGATAATCGCCTTTGGCTTCGAAAATATGAACCTAGTTCGAATACAAGCACGCTGCTTCGTTGAAAATTTGGGTTCAGAGCGAGTCATGCAAAAGACTGGTATGTCTTTTGAGGGAATCATAAGAAAAGGAATGTTTGTTAAGGGAAAGCATCAAGACTTAAAGCTATACTCCATTATTAAATGATGGCTGTGAACTCTGCTGATTAAAGAGAAAGCAATAAGGAAATATACATCGGTTTTGGAAGCGTGAATTTCCGTTCATGATTATAATGAATATGGGAAAATCAAAAACAAACAATGTGTTCAAATATTAAATCAAAAACTATACATAACGTCTAATGAAAAAAGTCCGTTTGAAAAATATAATGAAACTATGAAATCGTGTTGAAATGGAGGGTTTCTTTAATGGCAGTTATCAATGATGTAGAAACGTTGAAAAATTATATCGGTGGCAAATGGGTGGATTCCACAACTTCGAAACATGAACAAGTGCCTAATCCGGCAACAGGAGAAGCTTTGGCAATCGTACCCCTTTCAACAAAGGAAGATGTAAACCAAGCGGTGCAGGTTGCTAAAAAGGCGTATAAAGAATGGAAAAAGGTGGCCGTTCCAAAAAGAGCTCGCTTCTTATTCCGTTACCAGCAATTATTGATAGAACACTGGGATGAGCTTGCAAAGCTGGTCACGATCGAAAATGGAAAAAGCTATACAGAAGCATATGGTGAGGTTCAGCGTGGGATTGAGTGCGTGGAGTTTGCAGCAGGTGCGCCTACCTTGATGATGGGCAGTCAGCTTCCTGATATTTCTCCAGGTATTGAATCTGGCATGTATCGTTATCCAATGGGTGTCGTTGCCGGGATTACGCCGTTTAATTTCCCGATGATGGTGCCATGTTGGATGTTCCCGCTGGCGATAGCTTGTGGAAATACGTTTATCTTAAAACCTTCAGAACGGACACCGCTCTTAGCCAACCGTCTTGTGGAATTATTGACAGAAGCAGGAGTTCCGGATGGGGTTGTCAATATTGTCCATGGTGCCCATGATGTCGTGAATGGGATTTTGGAACATGAAGACATTAAAGCGGTATCATTTGTTGGATCCCAACCTGTCGCAGAGTATGTATACAAAACGGCAGCTGCCAATAAAAAACGTGTCCAGGCTTTATCAGGAGCGAAAAATCATTCAATCGTCATGCCTGATGCGGATTTGAATAATGCGGTAACGAACATAACGAATGCCGCTTTCGGATCTGCAGGCGAGCGCTGCATGGCTGCGTCAGTGGTTGTTGCGGTGGGGGAAGTGGGAGATTCGCTTGTTGAGAGATTAAAGGCTGCAGCGGATGATATCAAGATTGGGAATGGAATGGATAAGGACGTTTTCCTGGGACCTGTGATTCGTGATACTCATAAAAAGAGAACAGAACAATATATTGAAATCGGGGAAAAAGAAGGAGCTGTCCTCCTTCGTGATGGCAGGAATGAAGGCGATCAGGAAAATGGCTATTACGTTGGACCGACATTATTTGATCATGTAAAAACAAACATGAAAATATGGAAGGATGAAATTTTTGCTCCTGTCTTATCCATAGTACGGGTTAATACCCTGGAAGAGGCAATCGAATTGACCAATCAATCCGAATTTGCCAATGGTGCCTGCCTCTATACGGATAGCGCAAAAGCCATCCGGGAATTTCGCGAAGAAATTGATGCAGGGATGCTTGGTATTAACCTTGGGGTACCCGCGCCAATGGCATTCTTTCCATTTTCCGGCTATAAAAGTTCATTTTATGGAGACCTTCATGCCAATGGGAAAGACGGCGTAGAATTTTACACTAGAAAGAAAATGTTAACGGCAAGATACTGATAGGAAAGTGGGGGTCGACGCGAATTGTGGTCGGCCTTCCTTTATACATTATTTTAGGAGGAGTGTAGCTTATGCAGGTTGAAAAACAGGGTCAGGATCTTAAAGCTTTGGATGGTAAATATGTGTGGCATCATATGAAAGGGGCTGAACCCATCCCTGGGGCAATGGTGATTAAAAACGGGCAAGGAGCATGGATTACGGATGTTGATGGGAATCGCTTCCTGGATGGGATGTCAGGTTTATGGTGTGTCAACGTTGGTTATGGCCGCACGGAACTAGCTGAAGCAGCTTACGAGCAGCTGAAGGAACTTCCTTATGCCCCTTTAACGAATAGCCACATTCCGGCTATTAAGCTAGCAGAGAAATTAAATGAATGGCTTGGTGGGGATTATGTGATTTTCTTCTCTAATAGCGGTTCAGAAGCAAATGAGACTGCTTTTAAAATTGCGCGGCAGTATCATCAGCAAAAAGGTGAACATGGACGTTATAAATTCATTTCCCGTTATCGCGGCTATCATGGCAATTCAATGGGAGCCCTGTCAGCTACCGGGCAGGCGCAGCGAAAATATAAATATGAACCACTCGCTCCAGGATTTCTTCATGTATCACCGCCAGATTCTTACCGAAATCCAGAGGATGAAAGCGGTGAAAAAAGTGCAGCGGAAATTGAACGTACCATTACATGGGAGTTGAGCGAAACGGTGGCTGCGGTCATCATGGAACCAATCATCACTGGGGGCGGAATTTTGATGCCTCCTGATGGTTATATGAAACGTGTAAAAGAAATTTGTGAGAAAAATGGAGTCCTTCTCATTTCGGATGAGGTCATTTGCGGGTTTG
This window encodes:
- a CDS encoding ABC transporter ATP-binding protein translates to MVSLKNKAVKEKTDNENSPLVEIKNLKKYFPIGSQSLKAVDGLDLKIYPGETVGLVGESGCGKSTAGRTITRLYEPTDGEVLFQGKNIFDYKPGEMSHIRREIQMIFQDPYASLNPRMKVEELIGEPLAIHGISKGKERRKRVEDLLKLVGLSPEHITRFPHEFSGGQRQRIGIARALALNPKFIVCDEPISALDVSIQAQVVNLLKELQKEMGLTYLFIAHDLSMVKYISDRILVMYLGRMMELSDSDSLTKDPLHPYTQALLSAVPIPDPTIKRERIVLKGDVPSPINPPSGCVFRTRCPKAMEICSSAVPEWKEQKPGHFVACHLYW
- a CDS encoding crotonase/enoyl-CoA hydratase family protein produces the protein MYSTITSEIVDRVMIVTLNRPERMNAFNEKMCEEMIHAFDEADENDDVRAVILTGAGDAYCAGMDLEKGAETFMDHTPLVEYRDAGGMLSLRIFEMKKPMIAAINGAAVGIGITMTLPMDIRIASTDAKMGFVFARRGITMEACSGWFLPRLVGMGKASEWIFTGRMISASEAYEGRLVNKIVEPNELMSAAMEIATDIAENTSSVSVTLSRQLMWTMLGANHPVESHKIESKMIHWTGKQADALEGIEAFLEKRKADFKMKSSTDMPPFYPWGTDRTYEVDKK
- a CDS encoding cold-shock protein, yielding MEQGKVKWFNAEKGFGFIERENGDDVFVHFSAIQSEGFKSLDEGQEVTFEVEQGQRGPQATNVQKA
- a CDS encoding D-2-hydroxyacid dehydrogenase, with the translated sequence MPKRKLIISQNLNEFLLQKIKELVPEWTVITGRSPELWKDHIADAEVIAGWKAEMSESIISSEVKWIQTWSAGVNALPLKNLEQKDVQITTANGVHAYPISETIFALMLALTRKVDTYIKQQQAKTWHHAHMKQEIHEKTIGIIGVGKIGKETAKIAKAFGMTVLGMRHSGKSEEFVDKMFTQKQLNDLLPRCDYIVVTLPLTPETLNMFGKKEFELMKPSAFFINIGRGNIVIQNELVQALKDKDIAGAGLDVFETEPLPENSPLWELNNVIITPHTSGNTEFYDQRLIQEIFIPNLKNYLNGKTPSTNLLDYKKGY
- a CDS encoding GNAT family N-acetyltransferase; amino-acid sequence: MNVKDIYGQLPTIESKRLVMRKVTMNDAEDMFAYASNGEVSRYVTWEAHRSLSDTRDFIRFILQNYEDKKIAPWGIEHKESGKLIGTIDFVSWQVDHHSAEIGYVLAPEYWGSGLMTEAAQKIIAFGFENMNLVRIQARCFVENLGSERVMQKTGMSFEGIIRKGMFVKGKHQDLKLYSIIK
- a CDS encoding CoA-acylating methylmalonate-semialdehyde dehydrogenase, which codes for MAVINDVETLKNYIGGKWVDSTTSKHEQVPNPATGEALAIVPLSTKEDVNQAVQVAKKAYKEWKKVAVPKRARFLFRYQQLLIEHWDELAKLVTIENGKSYTEAYGEVQRGIECVEFAAGAPTLMMGSQLPDISPGIESGMYRYPMGVVAGITPFNFPMMVPCWMFPLAIACGNTFILKPSERTPLLANRLVELLTEAGVPDGVVNIVHGAHDVVNGILEHEDIKAVSFVGSQPVAEYVYKTAAANKKRVQALSGAKNHSIVMPDADLNNAVTNITNAAFGSAGERCMAASVVVAVGEVGDSLVERLKAAADDIKIGNGMDKDVFLGPVIRDTHKKRTEQYIEIGEKEGAVLLRDGRNEGDQENGYYVGPTLFDHVKTNMKIWKDEIFAPVLSIVRVNTLEEAIELTNQSEFANGACLYTDSAKAIREFREEIDAGMLGINLGVPAPMAFFPFSGYKSSFYGDLHANGKDGVEFYTRKKMLTARY
- a CDS encoding aspartate aminotransferase family protein, producing the protein MQVEKQGQDLKALDGKYVWHHMKGAEPIPGAMVIKNGQGAWITDVDGNRFLDGMSGLWCVNVGYGRTELAEAAYEQLKELPYAPLTNSHIPAIKLAEKLNEWLGGDYVIFFSNSGSEANETAFKIARQYHQQKGEHGRYKFISRYRGYHGNSMGALSATGQAQRKYKYEPLAPGFLHVSPPDSYRNPEDESGEKSAAEIERTITWELSETVAAVIMEPIITGGGILMPPDGYMKRVKEICEKNGVLLISDEVICGFGRTGKKFGFMNYDVKPDIVTMAKGITSAYLPLSATAVKREIYEAYIGSDVYDRFRHVNTFGGNPAACALALKNIEIYENEKLIERSKELGLRFLQEFEEIKSHPNVGDVRGKGLLVGIELVEDKLTKQPIELSKINKVIASCKEKGLIIGKNGDTVAGFNNVLTLAPPLSITEEDFSFITTTVKRALAEL